The DNA segment ACGGACGCAGCAGCCGGGTCAGTTCGAGCAGAATGCGGTGAATCTCTAGCTTCTCGCGCTCGCGGCAGAGCTCGACCTCGTTGGCGCTTTCGACGACCTCGGTTGGCTCGACATACAGCGTCTCGCCCGATGCGGAGGTGCCGTGGACGATGCCCTGAATCTTGCCGCGCGATCCCGCGCGCACCGGCAACACGTGGCGCCCATTGCGGATCGTCGAGAAGTCATCCTGCAGCACTGTGCCCCCACGCAGGTTGCCGAGGATGCGGTTCATTGTGCGCTCGAGAGCGTGCTCGGCGCGGCGCAACTGTCCGCGCGCCTTGGCCAGTTCCGGCGAGGCATTGTCGCGCACGAGACCGTTCTCGTCGAACACGCGATCGATCGCGTGCCGCAGGTCCGCGTTGGGGTGCAGCCGACGGCAGTAGTCCGCCAGGTGCGGGTAGTCCTCGTCGTTCTCGTCGGCGAAGTGGACGAGATTCGCGATCACCGTCAGGAACTTGCGGAGCTGTGGCCAGTCCTCGGCGTCCAGTGCCGAGCCTTCGACGTCTGCGCGGGCCAGCAACTCCGTTACGTCCACCAGCCCTGCCAGCGGCACGCGGCGGTTGACCTCCAGCAGCGCGATGAACTCGCGAACGATCGCGAGCCGCCCCTCGATTTCTTCCAGATCCGTTGCCGGCTCCAGGGCGCGGATGTACTCCGACCCGAGCGGCGAGAGCGCCTGACCGGCCAGTTCATTCAGGATCGCGTCCAGTTCCAGGACTTCGCGTGTTCGTGCATCCATCGTCGTCAAACTCCCGCGGCAAGTGAAACCGAGCGGCGCAACAAATCAAGGCGAACCTCGGAGATGATGCGAGGTCCGCCCGATCTTGGGGCGAAATGGCCCTTGTCAGTGCGGAAACGGTGAAACTAGCTTTGGCCGCGCGAGAGGAGCCGGAATGGCCGAATCCCAGACATCACTATTGAGCTCAGGCGAATTTCCCATTCGTCCCGGCAAGATCGCACGGTTCGAATGGTTCCTCCTGGCGGGGATTCTCCTCGTGGCGGCCGTGCTGCGGCTTTACGATCCGGACCTCAGCTATCTCTCCATTCACACCACCCGAGACCTGTACCGCTCGCAGCTTCTGCTGCGCGGGATCGAGTTCCCCCTGCTCGGCAGCGAGCTGCAGTACGGCGGCCGAGCCTTCGGGCCGATCATGTATATCATCTCGGCGATCCCGATGGCGTTCAGCACCAGCCCGCTGGGGCTCGCGATCATGATCGGGATCGTGAATACGATTCTGCTGGGGATCGTGTGGTGGTTTGTCCGGCGTTACTTCGGCGTATGGCCGGCCCTGTGGACGACGGCCGTTTATGCGGCGTTTCCGCTGGAGATCGCCCAGCTTCGCTACAATTGGAACCCTTGCTTCCTGCCGTTGATGTCGACGGCGGCGCTGATGGCATTGTTCGCGCTGACGATCGGGCGAAAGCGCTGGCACCTGGTGACGGTGGTGCTCTTCATCAGTCTCGCGTTTCAGTTCCACTTCTCCGCGTTGCACCTGCTTGTGCCGACGATTGCGGCGATTGCACTGGCGAAGCCCGGCATTCGCTGGAAACCCCTCGCGGCGTCCGGAGCCCTGATCCTCGTGCTCTTCTCACCGCTGATCATCCACGAGATCACCGCGCAGGAGAAGACCGTCGAGGAGTTAGTCGAGGCGCCCGTCAGCGGACGCGGCGCCCTTGAGCGTTGGTCCTTCAATCCGAACGGGCCGCGGAACTTCCTCTATCACCTGCAGCTCGACATGTACGAGCGCTCCGCCCTTGGCTTCGAGTATCTCTCGATCGTTCCGTACATTGGCGACACTTGGATCGGGCCGCGGAAGATGCTGCTCGCGAAGGTTATCAATGCGTACGGCAAGATCCAGTTGGTCTTCTGGTTGGCCGGAATGGGGCTGTTGGGAAGTTGGATCGTGCGCTATTGGCGTATGGGCAAAGAGAGCCGCACCGACAGCGATCGGAATCGCATGCTCGCAGGCCTGATCATGATCTTGTGGCAACTGACGCCGCCACTGGCGCTTGCCTTCTTCAACTTCCACGGCAAAGCAGGGGAACCGCCGGCCCTGATTCCCATCCGCTACTATGTTGTTTCGTATCCCCTTCCCTTTATGACTTCGGGCCTTGGGATCGTGTGGCTGGCAGGGCTGGGGATGCAGTGGGGGAGAGCCCTCCTGAGCCGACGCGTTGTCTTCGTGCTGGCGGCGGGCATGGTCGCATCGCACGTTGTGTTCGACATCCTCTATATACAAGTGCTGGAGCGCAGCGGCCGCATGAGCGTCTACACGCGACCCAACTGCGTCCCCAATACGCGCACCGTGCTTGCCGTGAAGGATATTCTGCTCGGAGAGGCAGGCTTGGATCGTGACGCCTACTTCGAACACACTCACACACAGTATTTTGCCGATCTCTTCTTCGGCGAAACCAGTCTTGATTGGGTGATCAGTCAGGACACACGGGCCTGGACGAATCCCGCGCCGGACCCGCATCTGCGATGGCTGCTGCACTCCCCTTACTTCGAAGCGCCAAAAAATATCGATTCGCCCGTTCCGGAAATTCCGGAAGGAGGGACGGAGACGCGTCGCTGGGGGATTGGCGACACTGGGGTCTCGATCGTGGAGTACCGCGTAGAGGACCCATCCACTCCGATCCCGGATAATCTCTGGATGAGAAATCTGTACTTCCGGGACATGTGCATGCTGTACCTTGGCGGGGACAAAGAAGTGAGAGCGCTTTCACGCGAGCGCCTGGCCGGGCGGTGCAGCGCCGACTCGGAGATGTAGTATTGGCAATTGGAGCTTTAGCGGTCGTGTCATAAGAGTTATGCGCTCCTTGTCATATTTGCCAAAAAACCCGTCGCCGAAAAAATAATCAATAAAACCTATAAAGCGCATAATTTCGCGAATTTTAGCGGTTTTGCGCGCCCCGCTCGGATATTTTCAAAAAAACATGCCCTACCATATGGTTGACTTTCCATTTGGAGCACTCCAAAAGGTAAGCATTGAAGCTGGCCCCCAAGGGAAAAGGCCTGTCGGGAAACCTCTGGAAGTTGATTCGACCGGAGGGAGAGAAACTTTTCCACCGAACCGGCTTCGATCGAGCATTCGCACCCCCTGACGAATGTGGTACATTCTGGAGGTACCCCTCATGAGTCACAAGCTTCGGTATTTAATGTCGTGCCTGGCAGCGTTGCTTCTTCTCGCTGCTGCCGCACCCGTGTGCGCGCAGACAGCGTTGACGAGCGGCGTCCAGGTCAGTGGTTCCGTCTCTTCGGGCGGCTGGAATCACTACTACATCAGCGTTCCTTCCGGCACGCAGATGGTCGTCCAGATGACGGCAAACGGATCCGGCGACGCGGATCTGTACATCAGGAAGAGCTACCAGCCGACTTCGTCGAGCTGGGACTTCCGTCCTTACCTATACGGTAGCGACGAGACCGTTACCATCAGCAGCAGTTCCAGCCCGGTGTTCTCCACCGGCACGTGGTACATCAGCGTGAACGGCTACTCGGCCGCTTCCTACTACCTGAAGGCCACGGTTTCCGGCACAACTTCGCCGACCCCGTCGCCTTCCCCTTCGCCATCTCCGACGCCTTCGCCGACCGCCACGAGCGGCAGCGGTGCGTTGGCCAGCGGCACAGGCGTTAGCGGCTCGGTTGCCTACCACGCATGGCAACACTACTACATCGACGCCAACTCCGGCACCCAGCTCGTTGTTGCGATGACGTCTCAGGACAGCGGCGACGCCGACCTGTACGTTCGCTATGGCGCTCAGCCGGATCTCAGCAACTGGGACTTCCGCCCCTACGTTGGCGGTTCCAACGAGACGGTGACAGTCAACAGCAGCTCTTCGCCGGCGTTCCAGACGGGCCGCTGGTACATCAGCGTCTATGGCTACTCGGCAGCGGCATACGGCCTGACGGCCACGGTCTCCGGCACCTCGCCGACTCCGTCCCCGACGCCTTCTCCGACGCCGACGGCCACAGCGACTGCTTCGCCGACTCCGTCCCCGACGCCCAGTGGCGGCGGCGACACGATCTTCTCAGATAACTTCGAGTCCGGCAGCCTCGGCAGCGCCTGGTCCTCCAGCGGCACGAACCAGTGGCGCGTGCAGATCAGCAGCTCCTATAAGAAGAACGGCTCCTACGGCGTGACGCTGGACGATTCGGTCAGCGGCGGCAACTACTCGACGACGCGCCTGGATCTCGGCCTCAACCTTGAGAATTACACCGACGTTTCGATGACGTTCTACCTGCGCAACGTCGGCGACGAGTCGCACTCCAGCGATGGCATCTATCTGGCCGGCAACGGATCGACGTTCGCCAAGACATCCTGGACGATGCCGTCCGCGGGATCGACCTGGTACTCCTACACGATCAACCTCTCCCAGGAAGCGGCCAACCTCGGCCAGACTCTTGGTGCGAATACGGTCGTCCGTTGGCAGCAGTACGACAACTACCCGCTGTCCTCCGACGGCTGGGGCATCGACGATGTCGTCGTGACCGGTACCTACAGCGGCCCGAGCGGCCCGGTGCCCTCCGCCCACGGTGGCATGGGTGCTCTCGTCTACAGCGGCGGCACCGGCTTCCGCGTTTGGGCACCGAACGCCTCTGCAGTTGCAGTCGCGGGCGACTTCAACGGCTGGAGCTCCTCCGCCAACCCGATGGCCAGCGAAGGCAACGGCCACTGGTCAGTGGACGTCCCGGGCGCCTCGATCAACGATCAGTACAAGTACGTGATCACCCACCCGAGCTACGGAACCTTCTGGCGCCAGGACGCCCAGGCGCACCAGGTGACCAACTCGGCCGGCAACAGCATCGTCATGGACCCGTACTTCAACTGGACGGCGACCGGTTACTCGTCGCCGAGCTGGAATGAGATGGTCATCTACGAGATGCACGTCGGTACCTACAACGACTCGCCCGGCGGCGCGGTCGGCACGTACAACAGCGTGACCGCCAAGCTGGACCACCTGCAGGACCTTGGAATCAACTGCATCGAGCTGATGCCGATCACCGAGTTCCCCGGCGACCAGAGCTGGGGCTACAACCCGCACTCGCAGTTCGCTCCGGAAACCGCCTACGGCTCGCCGCAGGATCTGAAGACGATGGTCGACGAAGCCCACAAGCGCGGCATCGCCGTCATCAACGACGTCGTTTACAACCACATGGGCACAAGCCCGACCGAGTCCGACATTCCCATCTGGTGCTACGATGGCGAGTGCTACGGCAACGGCGGCATCTACTTCTACACCGATTGGAAGAAGGAAACCCCGTGGGGCTGGTCTCGTCCGGACTACGGCCGCGGCGAAGTGCGCTCCTACCTGAAGGACTCGGCGCTGTACTGGCTGAACGAGTATCACCTGGACGGTCTGCGTTGGGACTCGACGGTTAACATCCGCACGCAGAACAACGGCAGCGGCGGCGACATCGCCGACGGCTGGAGCCTGATGCAGTACATCAACAATGAGATCAACTCGAACGCCGGCTGGAAGATCTCCATCGCTGAGGACCTCCAGAACAACGAGTACATCACCAAGGACACCGGCGCCGGTGGCGCAGGCTTCGACGCCCAGTGGGATGCCGGCTTCGTTCACC comes from the bacterium genome and includes:
- a CDS encoding pre-peptidase C-terminal domain-containing protein yields the protein MSHKLRYLMSCLAALLLLAAAAPVCAQTALTSGVQVSGSVSSGGWNHYYISVPSGTQMVVQMTANGSGDADLYIRKSYQPTSSSWDFRPYLYGSDETVTISSSSSPVFSTGTWYISVNGYSAASYYLKATVSGTTSPTPSPSPSPSPTPSPTATSGSGALASGTGVSGSVAYHAWQHYYIDANSGTQLVVAMTSQDSGDADLYVRYGAQPDLSNWDFRPYVGGSNETVTVNSSSSPAFQTGRWYISVYGYSAAAYGLTATVSGTSPTPSPTPSPTPTATATASPTPSPTPSGGGDTIFSDNFESGSLGSAWSSSGTNQWRVQISSSYKKNGSYGVTLDDSVSGGNYSTTRLDLGLNLENYTDVSMTFYLRNVGDESHSSDGIYLAGNGSTFAKTSWTMPSAGSTWYSYTINLSQEAANLGQTLGANTVVRWQQYDNYPLSSDGWGIDDVVVTGTYSGPSGPVPSAHGGMGALVYSGGTGFRVWAPNASAVAVAGDFNGWSSSANPMASEGNGHWSVDVPGASINDQYKYVITHPSYGTFWRQDAQAHQVTNSAGNSIVMDPYFNWTATGYSSPSWNEMVIYEMHVGTYNDSPGGAVGTYNSVTAKLDHLQDLGINCIELMPITEFPGDQSWGYNPHSQFAPETAYGSPQDLKTMVDEAHKRGIAVINDVVYNHMGTSPTESDIPIWCYDGECYGNGGIYFYTDWKKETPWGWSRPDYGRGEVRSYLKDSALYWLNEYHLDGLRWDSTVNIRTQNNGSGGDIADGWSLMQYINNEINSNAGWKISIAEDLQNNEYITKDTGAGGAGFDAQWDAGFVHPIRTAVIEGDDNNRDMYAVRDALTHYYNGSAFQRVIYTESHDEVNNGHSRVPEEIWPGNAGSWYSKKRSTVGAAMVFTAPGIPMIFMGQEFLEDGFWSDADPLDWSKDSTYSGIKAMYTDMIKLRRNWYNNTRGLRGNGVNVFHVNNSDKIIAFHRYDQGGAGDDVIVVANFKNQGWSSYNIGFPSGGTWYVRFNSDWNGYSSDFSNWNSYNTTAYSGAKDGMGYNGNVGIGPYSVIIMSQ
- a CDS encoding glycosyltransferase family 39 protein, with the translated sequence MAESQTSLLSSGEFPIRPGKIARFEWFLLAGILLVAAVLRLYDPDLSYLSIHTTRDLYRSQLLLRGIEFPLLGSELQYGGRAFGPIMYIISAIPMAFSTSPLGLAIMIGIVNTILLGIVWWFVRRYFGVWPALWTTAVYAAFPLEIAQLRYNWNPCFLPLMSTAALMALFALTIGRKRWHLVTVVLFISLAFQFHFSALHLLVPTIAAIALAKPGIRWKPLAASGALILVLFSPLIIHEITAQEKTVEELVEAPVSGRGALERWSFNPNGPRNFLYHLQLDMYERSALGFEYLSIVPYIGDTWIGPRKMLLAKVINAYGKIQLVFWLAGMGLLGSWIVRYWRMGKESRTDSDRNRMLAGLIMILWQLTPPLALAFFNFHGKAGEPPALIPIRYYVVSYPLPFMTSGLGIVWLAGLGMQWGRALLSRRVVFVLAAGMVASHVVFDILYIQVLERSGRMSVYTRPNCVPNTRTVLAVKDILLGEAGLDRDAYFEHTHTQYFADLFFGETSLDWVISQDTRAWTNPAPDPHLRWLLHSPYFEAPKNIDSPVPEIPEGGTETRRWGIGDTGVSIVEYRVEDPSTPIPDNLWMRNLYFRDMCMLYLGGDKEVRALSRERLAGRCSADSEM